Proteins co-encoded in one Paenibacillus sp. genomic window:
- a CDS encoding sensor histidine kinase: protein MKNNVPTLAKPGRSSFRRQFLVSYVMVLLIPFVSTLAVFGFQSMEETKSSYSDFMRQLTSQTNTGLDNFFINANRITLMHIIDDEVADILAKPDPQPDAEYVGDLRKVKISIDHAVRLNPDISGVTFVGKNGNVYSNTDVDETYMRQVSPWYTLAEQSAGGAFITPVYDGTFFQNRTKLISIVRVLTGWNTEKIGYVNVDIHFQSILAMIGEKDQKHSDVETLLIDKESIIYDSYRGFNELSAYHYAEIVGTIRENLNAGRDNVFEYKTGDNGYLVAAAFNETTGWLIVKYMPLDVIVDKFKSKISYFVSILLASLALAAICAYGFSLRISKPITRLVRTMKMAKTGKFTPIMDFADRNDEVGELFNSYNAMIKRINEGIQKEYLADINQKKIEFKMLQAQINPHFLYNTLNVISSIAELNNVNEIQDITHHLAKMFRYSITPRDSVRLSEELEQVRHYVSIQQVRFLGKIQVVYDIEESLLQATVMKFLLQPFIENAVYHGIEPKGGKGTLRLTTRIEDSLLLFIVEDDGVGMPEERLRALNDSLSAPSAPSAGRGHESLGVKNVHQRIKDYYGDDYGIQLRSSPGQGTSVYIRIPLPRSELTMEVAP from the coding sequence ATGAAAAATAACGTCCCTACGCTCGCTAAGCCCGGACGCTCCAGCTTCCGCAGGCAGTTTCTGGTCAGTTACGTCATGGTGCTGCTCATTCCCTTCGTCTCCACCCTCGCGGTTTTCGGTTTTCAATCGATGGAGGAGACCAAATCTTCTTACTCCGATTTTATGAGACAGTTGACGAGCCAAACGAATACCGGCCTCGATAACTTTTTTATCAACGCCAACCGGATTACCTTGATGCACATCATCGACGACGAGGTAGCCGACATTTTAGCCAAACCCGATCCGCAGCCCGACGCCGAATATGTGGGGGATTTACGGAAAGTGAAAATTTCCATCGATCATGCCGTTCGGTTGAATCCCGATATTTCCGGCGTCACGTTCGTGGGTAAAAACGGCAACGTCTACAGCAATACGGACGTGGACGAGACATATATGAGGCAGGTTTCCCCATGGTACACGCTCGCGGAACAGTCGGCCGGCGGAGCATTCATTACGCCGGTCTACGACGGCACCTTCTTCCAAAACCGGACGAAGCTCATTTCGATCGTGCGCGTGCTGACGGGGTGGAATACCGAAAAAATCGGCTACGTTAACGTCGACATCCACTTCCAGTCGATTCTTGCAATGATCGGCGAGAAGGATCAGAAGCATTCCGACGTCGAGACGCTGCTGATCGATAAGGAGTCTATTATTTACGATTCTTACCGGGGATTCAATGAGTTGAGCGCCTATCATTACGCAGAAATCGTCGGCACGATTCGAGAGAACCTGAATGCCGGCCGGGACAACGTATTCGAGTACAAAACCGGAGACAACGGATACCTCGTCGCCGCGGCCTTCAACGAAACGACCGGTTGGCTTATCGTCAAATACATGCCCTTGGATGTAATCGTCGACAAGTTCAAAAGCAAAATCAGCTACTTCGTCTCGATCCTGCTCGCGTCGCTGGCGCTGGCGGCGATTTGCGCTTACGGCTTCTCGCTCCGCATCAGCAAGCCCATTACGCGTCTCGTGCGGACGATGAAGATGGCGAAGACGGGCAAATTTACTCCGATCATGGACTTTGCGGACCGCAATGATGAAGTCGGCGAGCTGTTCAACAGCTATAACGCCATGATCAAACGAATCAACGAGGGCATCCAAAAAGAGTACTTGGCCGACATCAACCAGAAGAAAATCGAATTCAAAATGCTGCAGGCCCAAATCAACCCGCATTTCCTGTACAACACATTAAACGTCATCAGTTCGATCGCGGAGCTGAACAATGTCAACGAAATTCAAGACATTACGCATCATCTGGCCAAAATGTTCCGGTACAGCATCACGCCGAGGGACAGCGTGCGGCTCAGCGAGGAGCTTGAACAAGTGAGGCATTACGTCAGCATTCAGCAGGTCCGTTTCCTCGGGAAAATCCAAGTCGTGTACGACATCGAAGAATCGCTGCTGCAGGCGACGGTGATGAAATTTTTGCTCCAGCCGTTCATCGAGAACGCGGTGTACCACGGCATCGAACCGAAAGGCGGCAAAGGGACGCTGCGCCTCACGACTCGAATCGAAGATTCGCTCTTGCTCTTTATCGTAGAGGACGACGGCGTCGGCATGCCGGAGGAGCGGCTGCGCGCGCTGAACGATTCGCTGTCGGCGCCGTCCGCGCCGTCGGCGGGTCGAGGGCACGAAAGCCTCGGCGTGAAAAACGTTCATCAACGCATTAAGGACTATTACGGAGACGACTACGGGATCCAGCTCCGAAGCAGCCCCGGACAGGGAACGTCCGTATATATCCGGATTCCGCTTCCCCGGAGCGAATTAACCATGGAGGTGGCGCCATGA